The Candidatus Cloacimonadota bacterium genome contains the following window.
TACGAATTCCTCGCGGAATTTCTCGATCTCGAACGCTTTGCCAGCAACCGCACCCTGATTCTGAATTCTGAAGTTCTCTTCAACATCGAAAACGAGCCACCCGCCTCCAGACAGATGTTCATAAACCTACACCGCATAAACGACTTACGCCGCATGAATGTCTATCTCATCAAAGCCAATCAACTGCTGGAGGACGGCGGCGTTTTCATCTGTCACGGACAAACCATCACCCAGCGCCGCGCCCATTTCAACCGAAAATACAGCCCCGTTTTCGGCCCGCCGCTATATTTCCTGGATTTCCTGTTACGCCGCGTGATGCCCAAATTGCCCATTTTCCAGGGTTGGTATTTCGCGCTCACCAAGGGCAAAAACCGCGCGCTTTCCGAAACGGAGATGATGGGACGCTTCTATTTCTGTGGCTTCGAGCTGGTTCACAAGCGCGAAATCGATGGCTTCATGCACTTCATCCTGAAAAAAACCAATCCACCCAGCAGAGACCCAAACCCAAGCTACGGCCCGCTGATTCGTCTCAAACGCCTGGGCCAAAACCGAAAAGTTATCTATCTCCGCAAATTCCGCACCATGCACCCCTACAGCGAATATCTGCAGGATTACGTTTTCCAAACCAACGCCCTGCAGGATGGCGGAAAATTCAAAAACGATTTCCGGGTCACCTCCTGGGGTAAAGTTTTGCGCAGCCTGTGGATAGACGAATTGCCCCAACTCTACAATTTCTTCAAGGGCGAACTGGCCCTGGTGGGCGTGCGGGCTCTCAGCGAACACTATTTTTCCTTGTATCCCCTTGATATGCAGGAACTTCGTCTCACATTCAAACCAGGCCTCATCCCACCTTTTTACACCGACCTGCCCGAAAGCTTCGAGGAAATTGTGGAATCCGAACGCCGCTATATTTTGGCAAAACAAC
Protein-coding sequences here:
- a CDS encoding sugar transferase — translated: MKNKNLRLFLLLLLDILIILFSFLFVAKMRSGTKRMLADFVWWRAFLAFSLIWVLGGILGGKYQLDKVTRGKHMLRQIVNSDAFASAAIFGLMYVFGQFRFSRKVVLGTMLGTVGLELFIFMGIYYALNFRRENQNYASAPLTTKSPALEEAQSPADLLQFPAEIPAINHSVYAPVFSQNGISDSVNQHLRQNYLRNTDKLYEFLAEFLDLERFASNRTLILNSEVLFNIENEPPASRQMFINLHRINDLRRMNVYLIKANQLLEDGGVFICHGQTITQRRAHFNRKYSPVFGPPLYFLDFLLRRVMPKLPIFQGWYFALTKGKNRALSETEMMGRFYFCGFELVHKREIDGFMHFILKKTNPPSRDPNPSYGPLIRLKRLGQNRKVIYLRKFRTMHPYSEYLQDYVFQTNALQDGGKFKNDFRVTSWGKVLRSLWIDELPQLYNFFKGELALVGVRALSEHYFSLYPLDMQELRLTFKPGLIPPFYTDLPESFEEIVESERRYILAKQQKPFATDWKYFWRGFWNILFNRARSK